The Devosia sp. A16 genome includes a window with the following:
- a CDS encoding endonuclease/exonuclease/phosphatase family protein, giving the protein MLRELRGGLTALALVVSAVLAAVSIELGIPGQALLQSLRFHIAAALLGLVVLLFLGGAWRRALLFLLAFAVSTGQGAAVIYRQQEARDPLVAAAGKPLLKLLSFNILSGNPNGETIARFVAGSGADLVVLLEAAPVAAYVGILRASYPYSAGCEDGDRCGGVVILSRTPLADVSVQSMSGIWVNRLVTATTEVLGQKVNIVAAHLVKPYFDDFAAQELAKLGAVIGKLEGPVVLAGDFNAAAWSGAIDRLITRQQLLPGPAYPATWPVRLGPLGVPIDNVFTRAPLVIWNIEAVADAMGSNHRGLMAEIGMAGD; this is encoded by the coding sequence ATGCTGCGAGAACTGAGGGGCGGTCTCACTGCGCTGGCCCTGGTGGTTTCCGCGGTGCTGGCTGCGGTCAGCATCGAGCTGGGTATTCCCGGCCAGGCCCTGCTGCAGTCGCTGCGCTTCCACATCGCCGCGGCGCTGCTGGGCCTGGTGGTGCTGTTGTTCCTTGGCGGCGCCTGGCGCCGGGCGCTGCTGTTTCTCCTGGCCTTCGCCGTCAGCACCGGACAGGGCGCTGCCGTCATCTATCGCCAGCAGGAAGCGCGTGACCCGCTGGTCGCAGCGGCAGGCAAGCCGCTGCTGAAGCTGCTGAGCTTCAATATCCTCAGCGGCAACCCGAACGGCGAGACCATAGCGCGGTTCGTCGCCGGCTCCGGCGCGGACCTCGTGGTGCTGCTCGAGGCAGCGCCGGTCGCCGCGTATGTCGGGATCCTGCGCGCCAGCTATCCGTATTCCGCTGGCTGCGAGGACGGCGACCGCTGTGGCGGAGTGGTGATCCTGTCGCGCACACCGCTGGCGGATGTTTCGGTACAGTCGATGAGCGGTATCTGGGTCAACCGGCTGGTGACCGCAACCACCGAGGTCCTCGGGCAGAAGGTCAACATCGTCGCGGCGCACCTGGTGAAGCCCTATTTCGACGATTTCGCCGCCCAGGAACTGGCGAAGCTGGGCGCGGTGATCGGCAAGCTGGAGGGCCCGGTGGTGCTGGCCGGCGATTTCAACGCCGCCGCCTGGTCCGGCGCTATCGACCGGCTGATCACCCGGCAGCAATTGCTGCCCGGCCCTGCCTATCCAGCGACCTGGCCGGTGCGGCTCGGTCCTCTGGGCGTCCCTATCGACAACGTCTTCACCCGGGCGCCACTGGTGATCTGGAACATCGAGGCGGTGGCGGACGCCATGGGCTCCAATCACCGCGGGCTGATGGCGGAGATCGGGATGGCGGGGGACTGA
- a CDS encoding arginase: MLHDLRLRRPFAGNRIDLIGVPSDAGASCRGAALGPDDLRTAGLAERLSGLGFAVADLGDIDIGARLPPAAEIDALAVGTSAAGYLSLESGARPVFLGGDHSISMGSVAGVARYCRDVGRPLFVLWFDAHGDYNTWQTTETGNIHGMALARLCGEPGFRNAADWFAPVDPANVMILGARALDCEEAQLLDERGVQVVDMDAIRIAGVATPLRHFIERVEAANGHLHLSLDVDAMDPSLAPGVGTTVAGGLTLEEAHTVMTMLHRSGRLASLDLVELNPLLDRLGRSAELMVDLTARLFGDYSEVAAHHPALGHQAA, translated from the coding sequence ATGCTGCACGACCTTCGCCTGCGCCGCCCCTTTGCCGGCAACCGTATCGATCTGATCGGGGTGCCGAGCGATGCCGGCGCCTCCTGCCGCGGCGCAGCGCTTGGCCCCGACGATCTGCGCACCGCCGGCCTGGCCGAGCGGCTGAGCGGGCTCGGCTTCGCCGTGGCGGACCTGGGGGATATCGACATAGGGGCGCGGCTTCCGCCTGCCGCCGAGATCGATGCCCTCGCTGTCGGCACCAGTGCGGCAGGCTACCTGAGCCTCGAGAGCGGCGCGCGGCCCGTTTTCCTCGGCGGCGACCACTCCATCTCGATGGGGTCGGTAGCGGGCGTCGCCCGCTATTGTCGCGACGTCGGCCGGCCATTGTTCGTGCTGTGGTTCGATGCCCACGGCGACTACAACACCTGGCAGACCACCGAGACCGGCAACATCCACGGCATGGCGCTGGCGCGCCTTTGCGGCGAGCCGGGCTTTCGCAACGCGGCGGACTGGTTCGCGCCGGTCGATCCGGCCAATGTCATGATCCTCGGCGCTCGCGCGCTCGACTGCGAGGAAGCCCAGTTGCTGGACGAGCGCGGCGTGCAGGTGGTCGACATGGACGCCATACGCATTGCCGGCGTCGCCACGCCCCTGCGCCACTTCATCGAGCGGGTCGAGGCGGCGAACGGGCACCTGCACCTTTCGCTCGACGTCGACGCGATGGATCCGAGCCTCGCGCCCGGAGTCGGCACCACCGTTGCCGGTGGGCTGACGCTCGAGGAGGCTCACACCGTGATGACGATGCTGCATCGCAGCGGCCGCCTCGCCTCTCTCGACCTGGTTGAGCTGAACCCCCTGCTCGACCGGCTCGGCAGGAGCGCCGAGCTGATGGTCGATCTCACCGCACGCCTGTTCGGTGACTACTCGGAAGTCGCAGCCCACCACCCCGCACTCGGCCACCAGGCGGCGTGA
- a CDS encoding TetR family transcriptional regulator, with protein sequence MNEVLTRERILEAAEQVFRRFGPHKTTVVDVARLLGVSHGSVYRHFDSKVALRDAVVEGWLKRTTDPLAAIAASGEAPPLRLRRWFSTLLTLKREKIKGDPELFSVSRTIFAEASEVVAKHVDNLVGQLETIIRDGIASGDFRPVDPRATAQAMFDATARFHDPAHGTEWSAPDVDAGFDRVYELITAGIRAQA encoded by the coding sequence ATGAACGAGGTCTTGACCCGCGAGCGCATCCTCGAAGCGGCGGAACAGGTGTTTCGCCGTTTCGGGCCGCACAAGACGACGGTGGTCGACGTAGCGCGGCTGCTGGGCGTCAGCCACGGCAGTGTCTATCGCCATTTCGACAGCAAGGTTGCGTTGCGCGACGCGGTCGTCGAGGGCTGGCTGAAGCGCACCACGGATCCGTTGGCCGCCATTGCGGCCTCGGGGGAAGCGCCACCGCTCCGGCTGCGGCGGTGGTTCAGCACGCTGCTCACACTGAAGCGGGAAAAGATAAAGGGCGATCCTGAGCTGTTCTCGGTGTCACGCACCATCTTCGCCGAGGCGAGCGAGGTGGTGGCCAAGCACGTAGACAACCTGGTGGGTCAGCTGGAGACCATCATCCGGGATGGCATTGCCAGCGGCGACTTCCGGCCGGTCGACCCGCGCGCCACAGCGCAAGCGATGTTCGACGCCACGGCGCGCTTCCACGACCCCGCCCATGGCACCGAGTGGAGCGCCCCGGATGTCGACGCCGGGTTCGACCGGGTTTACGAACTGATCACCGCCGGGATACGAGCGCAGGCTTGA
- a CDS encoding Lrp/AsnC family transcriptional regulator produces MTNSALGLDDLDYRLIALLRTDGRMPVAKLAAQLGVSRATVAARMERLERSGAIAGYTVVVQARGRADAIRAITMVEVDGKNSEQIIRRLAGFPEIRGLYTTNGRWDVVAEIETPTLREFDELLRKVRQIDGIANTETSILLGVRKELG; encoded by the coding sequence ATGACAAATAGCGCACTGGGTCTTGACGATCTCGACTACCGGCTGATCGCCCTGCTGCGCACCGACGGCCGCATGCCGGTAGCCAAGCTCGCGGCGCAACTTGGTGTCTCCCGCGCAACGGTGGCGGCAAGGATGGAGCGGCTGGAGCGTTCGGGCGCGATCGCAGGCTACACGGTCGTGGTGCAGGCCCGGGGACGTGCGGACGCGATACGGGCCATCACCATGGTCGAAGTGGACGGCAAGAACTCCGAGCAGATCATCCGTCGGCTCGCGGGCTTTCCCGAGATTCGCGGGCTCTACACCACCAATGGCCGCTGGGACGTGGTGGCGGAGATCGAAACGCCGACGCTGCGCGAGTTCGACGAATTGCTGCGCAAGGTCCGCCAGATCGACGGCATCGCCAACACCGAAACCAGCATCCTGCTGGGCGTGCGCAAGGAACTGGGCTGA
- a CDS encoding CopD family protein produces MDAAYPVLLIAHFIGLMLVAAAFLPLLGMMGQAGTAPQTNRLLTRFGHYGIVVLLVSGPLLIWVRYGSFEGISHWFWAKMGFVLLLAVGVVMSAVSARRMRAGDAAAAARGRLGRSIAVVSLLAIVVFAVLAFA; encoded by the coding sequence TTGGACGCCGCCTATCCGGTCCTGCTCATCGCCCACTTCATCGGCCTCATGCTGGTGGCGGCGGCGTTCCTGCCGTTGCTCGGGATGATGGGGCAGGCCGGTACGGCGCCGCAGACCAATCGGCTGCTGACCCGCTTCGGGCACTACGGCATCGTGGTGCTGCTGGTCAGCGGGCCGCTGCTGATCTGGGTGCGCTACGGCAGCTTCGAGGGCATCAGCCACTGGTTCTGGGCCAAGATGGGCTTCGTGCTGCTGCTGGCCGTCGGTGTGGTCATGTCTGCGGTGTCGGCGCGGAGGATGCGCGCCGGTGACGCGGCGGCGGCCGCACGGGGCAGGCTGGGGCGGAGCATCGCGGTGGTGTCGCTGCTGGCGATCGTGGTGTTCGCCGTGCTGGCGTTCGCCTGA
- a CDS encoding 2-isopropylmalate synthase — MSTQAAAASNKASSSNKDRVFIFDTTLRDGEQSPGATMTLEEKLQVAEALDEMGVDIIEAGFPIASNGDFDAVVAVAKQVKNAVVAGLARAIPGDIARAGEAVRHARQGRIHTFVSTSPIHLAHQMKKTEEQVLEIITATVSQARNLIDNVEWSAMDATRTPIDYLARCVELAIKGGATTINLPDTVGYAIPAEHEAMFRSIIERVPGADKVIFSAHCHNDLGLAVANSLAAVRGGARQIECTINGLGERAGNAALEEVVMALRTRGDAMPYDTEIDSTHLSRASKIVSAAANFPVQYNKAIVGKNAFAHESGIHQDGMLKNAQTYEIMTPASVGIKETTLVMGKHSGRAAFKDKLKELGYDLGDNAFQEAFVRFKDLADRKKHVYDADIVALVDDEAGSVDDRIKLVDMEVLSKTGGVHHCDLVITIDGVEVKASFDGTGSVDAIFNAIKQAVGKDPHLVLYAIDGVTGGTDAQASAHVRLEMNGRIVSGNAAEPDTLVASARAYINAYNRLLLERGAAAQGATEAAAAS; from the coding sequence ATGAGCACCCAGGCAGCGGCAGCGAGCAACAAGGCAAGCTCCTCCAACAAGGACCGCGTCTTCATCTTCGATACGACGTTGCGCGATGGCGAGCAGAGCCCAGGCGCCACGATGACGCTGGAGGAGAAACTCCAGGTCGCCGAAGCGCTCGACGAAATGGGCGTCGACATCATCGAGGCCGGTTTCCCAATTGCCTCGAACGGTGACTTCGATGCCGTCGTGGCGGTCGCCAAGCAGGTGAAGAACGCGGTGGTCGCCGGTCTCGCCCGAGCCATCCCCGGCGATATTGCCCGGGCCGGCGAGGCGGTACGGCACGCCAGGCAGGGCCGCATCCACACGTTCGTTTCCACTTCGCCGATCCATCTGGCGCACCAGATGAAGAAGACCGAGGAGCAGGTGCTGGAGATCATCACCGCCACGGTTAGCCAGGCGCGCAACCTGATCGACAATGTCGAGTGGAGCGCGATGGATGCGACCCGCACGCCGATCGACTACCTGGCGCGCTGCGTCGAGCTCGCCATCAAGGGCGGCGCCACCACCATCAACCTGCCGGACACCGTCGGCTATGCTATTCCGGCCGAGCACGAGGCGATGTTCCGCTCGATCATCGAGCGGGTGCCCGGTGCCGACAAGGTGATCTTCTCGGCCCATTGCCACAACGACCTGGGGCTGGCCGTCGCCAATTCGCTGGCAGCGGTGCGCGGCGGGGCGCGGCAGATCGAATGCACCATCAATGGGCTGGGCGAGCGGGCCGGCAACGCGGCGCTCGAGGAAGTGGTGATGGCGCTGCGTACCCGCGGCGACGCCATGCCCTACGATACCGAGATCGACTCGACCCACCTGAGCCGCGCCAGCAAGATCGTCTCGGCGGCGGCGAACTTCCCGGTGCAGTACAACAAGGCCATCGTCGGCAAGAACGCTTTCGCGCACGAGAGCGGCATCCACCAGGATGGCATGCTGAAGAACGCCCAGACCTACGAGATCATGACGCCGGCCTCGGTCGGCATCAAGGAAACCACCCTGGTGATGGGCAAGCACTCGGGGCGCGCCGCCTTCAAGGACAAGTTGAAGGAACTGGGCTACGACCTGGGCGACAATGCCTTTCAGGAGGCGTTCGTCCGCTTCAAGGATTTGGCCGACCGCAAGAAGCACGTCTACGACGCCGACATCGTCGCCTTGGTCGATGACGAGGCAGGCTCGGTCGACGACCGCATCAAGCTGGTCGATATGGAAGTGTTGTCCAAGACCGGCGGCGTCCACCATTGCGACCTGGTCATCACCATCGACGGGGTCGAAGTGAAGGCTTCGTTCGACGGCACCGGCTCGGTGGATGCGATCTTCAACGCCATCAAGCAGGCCGTGGGCAAGGACCCGCACCTGGTGCTCTACGCCATCGACGGCGTCACCGGCGGAACCGACGCCCAGGCGAGCGCCCATGTGCGCCTCGAGATGAACGGCCGGATCGTTTCGGGCAACGCGGCCGAGCCGGACACCCTCGTCGCCTCGGCCCGCGCCTACATCAATGCCTATAACCGCCTGCTGCTCGAACGCGGCGCTGCCGCGCAGGGCGCCACCGAGGCCGCCGCAGCGAGCTGA
- a CDS encoding aldo/keto reductase, protein MEHRTLGVSGPVVSALGLGAMGMSGAYGPSDRSESIATVHAALEAGVTLIDTGDFYGMGHNEMLLGEALKGRRDNAVLSVKFGAQRGPNGEWFGFDARPAAVKTALAYTLERLGVDHIDIYRPARLDPNVPIEETVGAIKDMIDAGYVRHLGLSEVGPETIRRANAVHPVVDLQIEYSLISRGIERAILPVTRELGIGITAYGVLSRGLISGHWSKGELVVGDFRGHSPRFSGENLDHNLQLVEQLRAIAADKSISVAQLAIAWVLAQGRDIVPVIGARRPDRLSEALGALEVVLTEADLSAIEEAVPPDAARGARYLPAQMAMLDSERTGA, encoded by the coding sequence ATGGAACATCGTACGCTTGGAGTATCGGGCCCCGTCGTGTCCGCCCTCGGCCTGGGCGCCATGGGGATGTCGGGCGCCTATGGGCCGTCCGATCGCAGCGAAAGCATCGCCACCGTGCATGCCGCCCTCGAGGCCGGCGTCACGCTGATCGACACCGGCGATTTCTACGGTATGGGCCACAATGAAATGCTGCTCGGCGAAGCGCTGAAAGGCCGGCGCGACAACGCCGTGCTCAGCGTCAAGTTCGGGGCACAGCGCGGTCCGAACGGAGAGTGGTTCGGCTTCGATGCCCGCCCGGCAGCGGTGAAGACCGCGTTGGCTTACACGCTGGAGCGGCTGGGGGTCGACCATATCGACATCTACCGGCCGGCGCGGCTCGATCCGAACGTGCCGATCGAGGAGACGGTCGGCGCCATCAAGGACATGATCGACGCCGGTTACGTGCGGCACCTTGGCCTCTCCGAGGTCGGCCCGGAGACTATCCGCCGTGCAAATGCGGTGCATCCGGTGGTCGACCTGCAGATCGAATACTCGCTGATCTCGCGCGGCATCGAGCGTGCGATCCTGCCGGTGACGCGCGAGCTGGGGATCGGCATCACCGCCTATGGGGTGCTGTCGCGCGGCCTGATCAGCGGCCACTGGAGCAAGGGCGAACTCGTAGTCGGCGATTTCCGCGGCCACAGTCCACGCTTCAGCGGCGAGAACCTCGATCACAATCTGCAACTGGTCGAGCAGTTGCGCGCCATTGCAGCCGACAAGTCCATCAGCGTCGCCCAATTGGCGATCGCCTGGGTGCTGGCGCAGGGCAGGGACATCGTTCCGGTCATCGGCGCGCGCCGCCCGGATCGGCTCAGCGAAGCGCTCGGCGCGCTCGAAGTGGTGTTGACTGAGGCCGATCTGTCGGCCATCGAAGAGGCGGTCCCACCCGATGCCGCGCGCGGCGCGCGCTATCTGCCTGCGCAGATGGCGATGCTTGACAGCGAGCGAACTGGAGCCTGA
- a CDS encoding glycosyltransferase 61 family protein, with protein sequence MLVALRRAGRRARWWAFILLGVFRPERLRLGRPPPWRVPEAPVAAEPRSSIRVAVSRPVVYGELIPADFSSLPVSVEAPEPAVTLAEDVILIPGHLFVDRRKGAVLPQSRDIAYYPPSLSGEGVRPPRLLGRPQEVQAEVFVMDCHFTDTYGHYLLEALPRLMLLDRVPAGIEIVTSIPRSKTVEALIDGLGIDQTRVRYYREPLFCRRAYLPERLVRLNRFIHPLAREAFSRMERLGVSSSPTPERVFISRARIGRRRLVNEAAIEAIFAGHGFHIVHPELLPIEEQIALFGKAAMIAGLGGSAMHNTVFSPPETKVLLVSSLDWFVKTDVLISQRAGQLGYVFGRTSDNADDAGDRTWRVNPAAVEAAVVAHFGL encoded by the coding sequence ATGCTTGTGGCGTTGCGCCGGGCCGGCCGCCGGGCCCGCTGGTGGGCCTTTATCCTGTTGGGGGTTTTTCGTCCCGAGCGACTACGGCTGGGCCGGCCGCCACCTTGGCGAGTACCCGAGGCTCCCGTCGCAGCCGAGCCGCGCTCTTCCATTCGAGTGGCGGTATCGCGCCCGGTGGTCTACGGGGAGCTGATTCCGGCGGACTTCTCCAGTCTGCCGGTCAGCGTCGAGGCGCCGGAACCAGCGGTGACGCTGGCGGAAGATGTGATTCTGATCCCCGGGCATCTGTTCGTCGATCGCCGCAAGGGAGCCGTTCTGCCACAGAGTCGCGACATCGCGTACTATCCGCCAAGCCTCTCGGGCGAGGGGGTACGGCCACCCCGGCTGCTCGGACGGCCGCAAGAGGTGCAGGCCGAGGTGTTCGTGATGGATTGCCATTTCACCGACACCTACGGCCACTATCTGCTCGAAGCGCTGCCGCGGCTGATGCTGCTCGACCGGGTCCCTGCAGGCATCGAGATCGTTACATCGATCCCAAGGTCAAAGACCGTCGAGGCGCTGATCGATGGGCTGGGAATCGATCAGACTCGCGTCCGCTACTACCGCGAGCCATTGTTCTGCCGCCGCGCCTACCTGCCGGAGCGTCTGGTACGCCTCAACAGATTCATCCATCCCTTGGCGCGGGAGGCCTTTTCACGAATGGAACGGCTCGGCGTGTCGAGTTCGCCCACGCCGGAACGGGTGTTCATCTCCCGGGCGCGCATCGGGCGTCGTCGCCTTGTCAACGAGGCCGCGATCGAAGCCATATTCGCAGGCCATGGCTTCCATATCGTGCATCCCGAACTACTGCCGATCGAGGAGCAGATTGCGCTGTTCGGCAAGGCGGCGATGATCGCGGGGCTCGGCGGATCGGCCATGCACAATACCGTCTTCAGCCCGCCGGAGACCAAGGTGCTGCTGGTCAGTTCGCTTGACTGGTTCGTCAAAACGGATGTGCTGATCAGCCAGCGCGCCGGCCAACTCGGTTATGTGTTCGGTAGAACCTCCGACAATGCCGACGATGCCGGTGATCGCACCTGGCGGGTGAATCCGGCGGCAGTCGAGGCCGCGGTCGTCGCCCATTTCGGACTCTGA
- a CDS encoding VOC family protein, with translation MPRLDHINIDVSDGARMVRFFAEVLGAEEGFRPPFDFPGHWIYVDGHPAIHLNVAPRAGDFPRGMVNHVAFGVYEFEATRARIEAGGWRYRITGIPDSEIGQFFVEGPEGLLLEVQFRRQRPAGG, from the coding sequence ATGCCGCGACTCGATCACATCAATATCGACGTCTCCGACGGCGCACGGATGGTGCGTTTCTTCGCCGAGGTGCTGGGCGCCGAGGAGGGCTTTCGCCCGCCGTTCGATTTTCCAGGTCACTGGATCTATGTCGACGGGCACCCGGCCATTCATCTAAATGTGGCGCCGCGGGCGGGCGACTTCCCGCGCGGCATGGTCAATCACGTGGCCTTCGGGGTGTATGAGTTCGAAGCCACCAGGGCGCGCATCGAGGCAGGCGGGTGGCGCTACCGGATCACCGGGATCCCCGATTCGGAGATCGGACAGTTCTTCGTCGAGGGGCCGGAAGGGCTGCTGCTCGAGGTGCAGTTTCGCCGGCAGCGACCGGCAGGCGGCTAG
- a CDS encoding GNAT family N-acetyltransferase: MTYQLRELASPDDWEAMHRIRLETLFTQERHPGLVYDRAHPDDTEPAHRKFLLMLDGVPIGTTRLDPRDEGGILRLVAIVPGLQRQGHGSVLEALLIDYARARGMKRLWLNAAPEAVGFYEKLGWTPQVWDEEEFVSFARDCVQMTKPI; encoded by the coding sequence ATGACCTATCAACTGCGGGAGCTGGCTTCGCCTGACGACTGGGAAGCCATGCATCGGATTCGGCTGGAAACCCTGTTCACCCAGGAGCGGCATCCCGGTCTCGTCTACGATCGGGCCCATCCCGACGACACCGAGCCGGCGCACCGGAAGTTCCTGCTCATGCTCGACGGTGTCCCGATCGGCACGACCCGGCTCGATCCGCGTGATGAGGGCGGCATCCTCCGGCTGGTCGCCATCGTGCCGGGGCTGCAGCGACAGGGACATGGCTCGGTGCTCGAGGCCCTGCTGATCGACTATGCGAGGGCGCGCGGCATGAAGCGGCTTTGGCTCAACGCCGCGCCCGAGGCAGTCGGCTTCTACGAGAAACTCGGCTGGACGCCGCAGGTCTGGGACGAAGAGGAATTTGTCAGTTTCGCACGCGACTGCGTGCAGATGACCAAACCGATCTGA
- a CDS encoding PhzF family phenazine biosynthesis protein, producing the protein MKLNYVLLDVFTTERLKGNPLAVVLKADGLLDDQMQAIAAEFNLSETVFIQKAQSERHAAAVRIFTPMVELPFAGHPTVGAAVVLGLQNRSTAVRLEEQVGVITCVIERVEKDVGLARFALPRLPEEAGSAPAAEAIAATLGLDPEEIGCGPYQPAVFSAGVPYYLLPVRDTAALKRIRLERRGWDETYPIGHGSIYVFTQTPEERSNDFAARMFSPGMGLGEDPATGSAAAALIGLLARHCSGGQHEFRLRQGHEMGRPSLITMQLRKDDDKLTHGGIGGHAVIVGEGTLNLGD; encoded by the coding sequence ATGAAACTCAACTACGTGCTGCTTGATGTCTTCACCACCGAGCGGTTGAAGGGCAATCCCCTTGCCGTCGTGCTCAAGGCCGATGGGCTGCTCGACGATCAGATGCAGGCGATAGCCGCCGAGTTCAATCTGTCGGAGACCGTATTCATCCAGAAGGCGCAGTCCGAGCGGCATGCGGCAGCCGTGCGCATTTTCACGCCGATGGTGGAACTGCCCTTCGCCGGACATCCGACTGTCGGGGCTGCGGTGGTGCTGGGGCTGCAGAACCGCAGCACGGCCGTGCGGCTGGAGGAGCAAGTCGGGGTCATCACCTGTGTGATCGAGCGGGTGGAGAAGGATGTCGGGTTGGCGCGCTTCGCCCTGCCGCGACTGCCGGAGGAGGCCGGTTCGGCGCCGGCCGCCGAAGCGATCGCAGCGACGCTGGGGCTCGATCCCGAAGAGATCGGCTGTGGCCCGTATCAGCCGGCGGTGTTTTCGGCGGGCGTGCCTTACTATCTGCTGCCGGTGCGCGATACGGCGGCCCTGAAGCGTATCCGGCTGGAACGACGCGGCTGGGATGAGACCTATCCAATTGGCCATGGGTCGATCTACGTCTTCACGCAGACGCCCGAAGAGCGCAGCAACGACTTTGCGGCGCGGATGTTCTCGCCCGGCATGGGGCTGGGGGAGGATCCGGCCACCGGATCGGCCGCGGCGGCGCTGATCGGCCTGCTGGCGCGCCATTGCAGTGGTGGCCAGCATGAGTTCCGGCTGCGGCAGGGGCACGAGATGGGCCGCCCGAGCCTGATCACCATGCAGTTGCGCAAGGACGACGACAAGCTCACCCATGGCGGAATCGGCGGTCACGCGGTGATCGTCGGCGAAGGCACGCTCAACCTCGGCGACTAA